The Cryomorphaceae bacterium DNA window CGGCAGGCAAAAAAGGACTTCGGCTCGCTGTACGAGGCCATCGTTGAAGCGGGCAACAGCTACTACCGGGAGAATGACGCTCTGCACGAATACCTTCTGCGTCAAACGTCTGCCATGTATCGCACCAGGTATCTTATGGCCGACTCTACTCTGCACTACTTTCCCGAGCTCACCTCAGCCTCAACCAAAGAGGTGTTTGAGGAAAAGTACAAGCGCATGATGCAGGAGCAACTCGACAGGCCCGCTCAGCCAGACGATGGTTCAACCGGCCCCGTTCTGAATTGGGCGCAACTCTACCCATCCATCACCACAGAGCTCGAAAGGCGCAATAAACGCGTACGCGAAATGAGGGCCGGAATAGAAGCCGCAAAAGCGGATACATTAGCCGCTCCGGCTGCCAGGGACACCACATTGCCGGGATTCAGTGTGATGCCCACCCGCTAAGCCTTTAAGCCCCAAAAAGTGCGGGAACGAGGTAGTTGGAAAAAAGCCATATCACCAAAATAGCAACGGCATTGAGCACAATACCCGCCTTTACCATCTGATGCACGCGTACCATTCCACTGGCAAACACAATAGCATTGGGCGGGGTTGACATGGGCAGCATAAAGGCGCAACTCGCTGCCAGGGTAACCGGTATAGCCATCACCGTGGGATGCACATCCATTCCAACCGCAATGGCAGCAACCACAGGTACAAATACACTGATCAGCGCCACATTACTCATAACCTCTGTAAGAAGCAGCGAAATGGCCACGAGCCCAAGGGTAATCCATATCCATTCAACGGCACCCCAACCGCTGAACACCTCCCCTACCCGATCTACCCAGCCCACCCAGCTCAGGGCATTGGCAAGCGACAGTCCGCCGCCAAAAAGCAGCAAAATCCCCCAGGGAAGTCGGCGTGTATCCGACCAATCGAGCAAGGTGCCCCGGGTACCATCTCCGGAAGGCACCACGAATAGCAGGATACCACCCAGGATGGCAATGCCACTGTCTCGCAGCGATTCCCACCCCAGCACGTCGCTCAGCCACTGCCGGCTCACCCACATCGCTCCTGTGAGACAAAAAACAGCCAGCACCCTCTTTTCCTGTTTCGACATGGTTCCCAGCGAAGTCAAGGCATCGCGAATAGCAAATTCACCTCGCTCAAACCTGCCAATACGGTTGGGGTACAGCACCTCCGTGAGCAACACATAAGTAAGCACCAATAGCACGACTGAAACGGGAATACCGATCTTCATCCATTCGAGAAAGCCAATCACTATATTGTGTTGCGCTTCAAGAATTCCGGCCATCACCACATTGGGTGGCGTACCGATGAGTGTTGCCATACCCCCGATATTCGCGGCATAGGCAATACCCAGCATGAGCGCCAGCCCAAAATTTCGGGTACCGCGTCCCACTTTTTCTTCGTCGCTTTTAAGCAGCTCCACCACCGACAATGCAATTGGAAGCATCATCACCGTGGCAGCCGTGTTGCTGATCCACATACTGAGCAAAGCCGTTGCCAGCATAAATCCAAGCACAATGCGGTTAGCGCTGTTGCCTGTCCGGCGCACAATCTGAAGGGATATCCGCCTGTGCAGGTTCCATTTTTCGATGGCCAGCGCAAGAAGAAATCCGCCGAGGAAGAGAAAAACTATATCGCTGCTGTAGGGTCTGGCAGCTTCGGAAACCGGCATTACTCCCAGCCACGGCAGAAGCAAAACCGGAAGCAGCGCCGTTACTGGCAGCGGAACGGCTTCGCTAACCCACCAGATGACCATCATGGCACCCAGTGCCAGCACACGCCATGCCTCAGGTGAAACACCTTCGGGAGCGGTGAAGAGTCCTGACAGCAATACGAGAAGCCCGATTATCAGCCCCAATCTGTTTCTAATCATCCGTTCGCACCTGC harbors:
- a CDS encoding DASS family sodium-coupled anion symporter, with amino-acid sequence MIRNRLGLIIGLLVLLSGLFTAPEGVSPEAWRVLALGAMMVIWWVSEAVPLPVTALLPVLLLPWLGVMPVSEAARPYSSDIVFLFLGGFLLALAIEKWNLHRRISLQIVRRTGNSANRIVLGFMLATALLSMWISNTAATVMMLPIALSVVELLKSDEEKVGRGTRNFGLALMLGIAYAANIGGMATLIGTPPNVVMAGILEAQHNIVIGFLEWMKIGIPVSVVLLVLTYVLLTEVLYPNRIGRFERGEFAIRDALTSLGTMSKQEKRVLAVFCLTGAMWVSRQWLSDVLGWESLRDSGIAILGGILLFVVPSGDGTRGTLLDWSDTRRLPWGILLLFGGGLSLANALSWVGWVDRVGEVFSGWGAVEWIWITLGLVAISLLLTEVMSNVALISVFVPVVAAIAVGMDVHPTVMAIPVTLAASCAFMLPMSTPPNAIVFASGMVRVHQMVKAGIVLNAVAILVIWLFSNYLVPALFGA